CACCCTTGCACATGCGCAGCACCTCGTGGTTGCTCAGCttgtccagctgctcctcaTCCAACAAACTGCAGGCCAGGATCCACTCACGCACATCGTCGAAATCGTTCAGCAAACGAACCGCTCCGTTCACACTGAAGCGAATGCGTTTCTGGTAGATAAAGTCCAGCCAGGCCTCACAAATGAGCTTCAGGATCAGCTTGAGTATGACAATGTCCTTGGTGGCACGTATGGTGGGCAGATAGATCTCGTCCAGCACATAGCCCACATAGAGGCTCTTCTCATCGTTGTTGTACACCTCGCGTTGCCAGAAACTGGCGGCTGGAAAACACAGCGTAAAGTTGGCCAGGCTGAGCACTCGGCAAACTGCGGACAGTATCTGAACACACTCGTCGGTGGTTTTCTGGGGGATTAGAGGTATTACTGGAATTAGTATCCCTACCGTAGAAATAAGTCCTACCTTTAGCTTGTCTATATTGGCGTTGACCTCGGCGATGAGCTTGGTGCGCAGGGCAACGCAAACCAGCATCAGTATGTCGCTCAGGTCGGCAGTGAGTTTGGGCAGTTGGAAGGTAATGAAGACATTCAGGCACAGCTTGACATCGTGCTCCAGGATCTGGAAGAAGCGGTCCATTTTCCACTCGCAGCAAAGGAGCTTCGCCTGCTCGGTGACCCAGAGGCGCATTGAATGCACCGAATGGTCTGCAATTGGATGGACATATTGCAAGTCGATCTGTGGTATCGAACCTATGCTAATCTTACCCAGCCGATGGAGTATGGGTATCTGTTCAGCAACCGGCAGCAGGCTGGAGTTGTTGTGCGCCTCCAGATTGGAGAAATATTGGTTGCTCAGATTAACGAGGTTGGCGAATATACTGATCCACACGGTGCCGGTGGGGGTGCCAAATTCCTGAAAGTTTGGAATCCtttagaaaagaaaatatatattaaggtatatgcatatatatcaCATTCTTTGGGCAATCGCGATATTGCTCAGCTACCACGTCCACCAAGCGATTGGTATTATTGGAAGATATTAGGGTGAGACGGAAGAGTTGATCCCAAATGTTGTTGCAAACGAATCCTGTAAGGATTTCACCAATTCCACGAAGTGTTGAAAAAACAGGCTCTGGAATATCTGCAAGGAAATATtgcatattcatattcatgaatataaatttattatatacttTACTGACCATTAACACTCTGATGATAGAGCCAGCTGCGTATGGAATCAATATGAGTTAGGCGATAGCAGGACACGGGATTATCAATCCACCAGAGCAGTATGTGATCCAAGATGATGCCCACATACGACCAGAGCAGTCGCAAGCCCTTCACAATGTACGCGTTCATATCCACAGGTCCTTTTTTGCCATTATCTATCATATCAATCAATAAACATAACATGTGTTCatgaaatgccaaaaagctCACCGAAAATGGTTGGACTAATTTCCGTGGCCTTGGCTATCAGTTGGGCAATAAACACCCGCTCCTTCTGCAGAAAACTCTCCGTGTGCTTACAACGCAGGCTCTGGCGATCTTGATCCTGCAGACTCTCCACAgccatctgcatctgcatggACTTGTAATCCTGGGCGGAGTCGCAATACGGCTGGTAATCGCCGGCGGCAAAGGATATGTTTAGGGTGCGCAGAATCTCCAGGCTGGAGGAGGTGGACTCCAGATTCTGCTGCTCCCGCCAGGCATCCTGCTCGCCCATGTTGAAGAGTCCAAAAACCAAGTCCAGGGCATTCTGCTCCACCCGCGTCTGCGCCACCAACTATGCCAAATGAGCTCTTTGAAAAGGAGTATGTAAGAGGTTATCTAACAACTTGAACCTGCAAAACGTAGCCAAAGTCAATGGATTTGAGCGCCAAGAGCAGAGCAGGATACATATTGCTGCACACATTGGCGGGCATCTCCTCCTTCCTCTTGCCACTCAGCTTGGGCTCCTCCTCTAGGTCGTCGTCGCCCGGTGGCTTATCCACTTCGAGCGGAACCAGTGGCTTCTCCACTTTGCGGCACTTGTTGTACAACTGGGTGATGTGCAAAGCCCAATTCAGCCACATCTCCGATTGCATCGACTTGCGGAGCAGGAAGCTCAACTGAAGGGTAACTAAGATCAATCCGAATTCAGGATAATGAAGTCAAGTACCCACCGTTCGCTTCAGCACAAAGGTGAGCTGGCAAAAGCGTCTGTCATTGAGATCCATTATCAAGTGGAACTTCTTCATTAGCAGCTGATTGTAGGGACTTCGCTTGATCTTCTTGGCGAGCGATTGGAAGTCAGCATTTTTGGTCTCGTCCTTGAGGTTCCAGTACTGCTCCACCACCCGCTCGCACTCCTCCAAAATGGTGTCCTTCGAGGGGCAGCTTGTGAGGGGTAccaatttaataaaagaaCTCCAAGTTACTTACATGTTCACTGAAAATCGCCGAGTTGACATCGATCACAATGCGCTTGGTAATCCGACGCAGCTCCAGGCCCAATTTGCCGATTTCCGCGAACGTGTGCATCGGCTGGGATTTGTTGCGGCAGTACCACTTCGGGGTGGTGCTCATTTTCGGTGGGGCCTGTCCGCCGGAGGCGGAACCACGCCAAGCCCCCTCCTACTCAGTGGCTCCCTAAGTCCGCCTGGTTCTAGACAAATCGCTTTTTAATTATTGTGTCTTCCAGGCACGCATCTGCACCACACTCGTTTCATTCCACAACCCGCTTCTTTCCTATCTCCCAAGCCTGGCGAATGCAAATTTTCCTTCTGTTGGATCGATGGCTGGTCTCGTGACCCCCGCAGCCAGGCAACGCACGCATCCGACAGCGGGTGGAGACCCGGAAAGAGTACGGAATTTCCACGGACATTGGGCGGTGCTGAAGCGCCCAAGCCCCCAAGACGTGGCACCCATGTGGGTGCCCATTGAACATCATCGACAGACACGCATTCCTCGGGCTGCCCCTTATGCAAATGGGTTTTTGGGTCGGGTGTGGAAACCCCAAAACAAACGCTTGTCTAGCGATGTCATAACCAGAAACGGCGCAGTAGTCAGTTTTGCCTCGCCAACTTTATTAGAACTTCTATGGCTGAAAGTAAGATAATAAATACTTTAGTGTAGCAACTAATAAAAGTTCTTGGTATTAAGAAACTAGCATTCCGAATTTTGTTTTAGCCACGTTATCCTACCAGTCGTATACGTAACATCGATAGAGCCACAGCGAACTTCAAATACTTGCTTAAAACTCATTTTTACTGGTATACAAACTGCTATTTATTCAGgacaaacatatttaaataaagataaaatgCAGCTTGATAATTTGGCACATCATCCGGACTAATCTAAACCCGACTGTCCTGAACTAGGTTGGCATCATTGGTGAGAGTCTGGACTTGAGCTCTGGGCATAGGCTTCTCCTCCTTGGTGTTGGCAAGGAAACCCTTGGCGATCCAGGAGCAAACAAGCAGCAGGATGATAAAGACGTGGGACACCAGGAGGCGATCTAAGGATTCTCGCACTTTCTGCCAGGAGCCTCGATTGTTCACAAAGTAGCAGAAGTACAAGCTCATGGAGTCGTTCATCAGGAACAGGCAGATGAAGATGGACCGGACATGCTTTCGGCCAAAGGATACCAGGGCGTATATGCTCGATATGACGATGATTGATGGTATGAATATCTTAAGCAGAATAAAAGCCGCAATCATGTGCAGCTGGAATTGTGGGAAGAAAAGTCGCGATGTAATGGCTTTGAATGTGAAGTTGAAGAACCAGTGGCCAGTTCCAAAGAAGGATACGTAGAAGTACAGCAGAATCAGTGCCGCATAGCGATAGGATTGCCTCAAGTGCTCCAGCGGACTCACAGGTCTCTCATGCGGTGACTGCTCCTCTGCTCCTTGGTTGTCATCCTGCTCTGTGTTCACATCCTTAAGATTTGAGTACCTGATGCTCTCTTCGTAGAGCTCCAGGCCTAGCACAAACTCGGTGACCATGATCTGAACGAAGAGCGAACCGATGGAGGTGGTCAGCATTATGTGCACCGTCAGCATATTGAAGGTTATCAGCTCCAAGCGACGCCTCAGTTCCTTTGTCCCACTATATGGGATTGATAGAAAGGCGAAGACGAGGTATGACCAGCATGCCACATAAACATAGGTGCAGACTGGCTGATCCGCATCCCATTGATAGGTTCCGTATGCAGTGGCCAGTAGGGCGGCCATGTTGATGATCCAAACGCGTTTGGCGTGTTGATGCCGCAGAATCAGAGGACGAATGACGGATAACACCATACTGAAGTAGACCACATGGCTGTTTCCAATATAAGCACCAATCTCATCGGTGATAAAGTGCAGGCTTGAGTTCTGCTTCACCATCAGGATACCACTCAGCAGGATGACAAGGACAAGCCAGAAAATTAGCTTCAAGGAGGGTCTGAAGAAGGCTCTGCGATTATTGAGGCACACCACCGCGAAGTAGAGCAGCCCAATGTGACTCTTGTGGAAGGCCATCAAGATCAGCAGAGCACCGGGTACAACGATTCCGACCAGGTGAAGCACCGGGAACTGGCATAGTAGCCCATTGTCTTGGCAGGGACGTTCAGCCAGGGCCAGGATGAGGATACCAAAGGGCAGAAGCAGATAGAAGGTGGTCAAGTGGGGCACCCTTTGCAGTATCATTAGTTCCAGGAGCGCCAATCCGCCCAAGCACATCATCAAAGTGATCCACGTAAAGTAGCCCTTACGCTCCGATTTCGGCTGGATGGACTCCCGTGTAAGTCGCACCAGCAGCAGGTAGAACCACAACAAGTAGGAGGCAgtggtggccaccagcagGGGCAGGTGATAGTACCCGTGGTAGTATTCCATGCATTGCTGAGCTACCTTGGCTATTTGCTGACTCACCTTAAAGGCCTGGTCGTAGTGCTCCTGGGCCACCAGATACTTCATTCTCTGCGGATAGTTTTCTATCTCTGCCGTGCCCAGACTTTCGAATTTGGGCAGGCACTGATACATAATACCGTCCTCATGTCGCTTTATCAGAATCCTGGCCTGCGCCAGCAACTGCATCGTATTCAGGTGGAGAGCCTGCAGCTCGTACTGAACACTGGTGTTCAGGAATCCAAGTGGCATCAGGGCCATGTTGTTCATGGGTGGAGGGAGGCCAATCAAAGCGGACATAAGTGGCGCCAGCTGCGTCTGTTCCAACTGGTACAGTGGCAAGGTGGGACCATTCTCACTGGCCGTGAAGTTCTGGACGGGATCCGGCGCCAAGCGTTTAACACCAGCTCCCCAGAGTATGAAAGGGGTTTCCACCTCGCGATCTCCGCCACCACCGTGCTGACCTAAAGCATAGAGAGGGATTCATGGGTAATGGTAAACAGATGAGGGAAACTCAAGGACACAACGCACCCGCATCACTCATCCCATGATCCGAGGTCATCAGGTAAGCGGTGCGACTGTCATTGAAAACGCTTTCGAAGAGTTCATAGGTCTGCCGGATGCCGCGTTGGGTGTAGTTAAGCTTTCCCCGGAAGTTCGAGCCGTAGGGCGTGAGGGCGTGTCCGGCGAGATCGATATCGGCTAGATAGACAAAGAAGACCACCGAGCTGGCATTGCGCAATGGCTGCACATTTTGCTCATTGGTCAGGTAGTTGCGCACCTTATCGAACACCCACTGATCCAACCTGAGTCTGCCCGAAATGTCCGACCTGGCGAAGGTTTCGAAACGCAGTGGCGCTCCACCGGTGGGCAAGTGAGTGAAGATTCTGGCAACCACATCCTGCGTCCAGCCAATGGCGTTCCTGCTCCTATTGAAGACGGTATCAAAAGTGGACGGATTCCAGCCAAAGTTGGTGAGGGCCGCAGCAGGATCTTCATTGAAGCCGCCAAAGATGGCGATGTGTCCCGGTCGGGTTACTGTCGGTGGGCATGCCCGCGAGATGCCAACTAGTGCCTGGTCAATGAACAGCTCCCGGAGGTCAGGAACCGAACTGCAGTTGTCCGCCAAAACAGATTGCGCCCTCAGTCCATCGACCACAAACACCACCAGTCGATCCGCCGGCGGTTCCAAGCCCAATTCGCGCAGGCTACTCAAAGGTTCCAGATCTGACAAGACAGTCGATTGAAAGTAGATGCTCAGGATGGAaccgagcagcagcagatgcacCACCAAGGCCTGAACACTCCACATGTTTTCAGTGTGACGAAATGTGTGTAAACTGTTCGCAGTGTACAAATGTGTGAAAGGAAATGTTTGAATTATATAGCCAGGATTGCCTGGAAACGTCGAACTGAAATAGGTGTTTTGAATTGCAAAGAAATTGAGAAGTACAAATAAAAGCGAAAGCGATTTCAATATATCCGGCAAGTTTATTGATGTAATTAAAGATAGGTTTGATTTTATACGTTGCTGTTCATCTTGAATAAAACAAACTGTAAATATTCAACACACACAATCTGCTTGATCTCTTATTTATCATCTATACTTATTCTCTCCTCTGTACACATCAACAtctggttttgttttgctatcaCATTGAATTGTTACATTTATAGTAGTAGTTGCTGCATGTTGCCTGcttaaaatctttaaaacaCGTTCTAAATTTCATCTGAAACATGTAGGTATACACGCCAATTAACAAGTGTATCCCATATCCTGTAGCTATAGCTTCTGATCTAAGAGTTTACTGTGTTTGTTGGTTGATTGCTTGGTATGCTGGTATGCTGGTATGTTGGTTGTGTTATGTTGGTTGTgttgtgttgggtgtgttGTGTCCAAAGGTTCAAAGGGTCCAAGGGATGTAGAAGCACACATTTCGTTTGTAAACTTTCGGTGAACTTGAAGTGAATCAACATTGTCGTCATCAAAGcgctttttcggttttgtcgttttgtttttttttttacaaaattaaacttaaaattgCTTGCGCTTCTCGTAACTACACATTAATTTAGTAGTTGTTGCTTAGTTCCTTGTtctctctcttgttttttactCTCGCCAGTgatctttttgtttgcttttttgtgtTCTCGAAATACgtaatgcatttaaaatatatagaaataatatttgtatacatataGGTATATATCTGCTCCATCTGTTCACGTatagtaaaatatatgtataatgtatatatattgtatatatatagatctGTATGCACTATGCCTAACCACGCCTATCCACTTCTCGCTTAATCCTCGGTAGTAGTTTctgtagtagtagtagtatttGTATCCTGCAGCTCTTCGAGAGTTGGAATATCGTCTTGTAGTTTTAGCACTTGTAACCTTGGGTTATAGTGCCCGGCTAAATAATATGTATCATTGTTATCGTATATGGATTGATATTGCTTCGAATCGGCACCGAACTTCTCGAAGTAACTGCCAAACTGCAGCACCTCACACCGATGCGAAATGGTCTGCACATCGTTCTCATCCTCGTGCGGCGATTCAAAAAGAGCACCCTGttcaaaatacataaatgatCTTTATAACTTTGCCCTTGGAAGGGAATTTACGGTATGGCTTACCggaaatttcaattttggaCAGCCGGTCGTCTCCTCCGGATGATAGAACCACGCCACACGCACCACCTTGTTGCCCGTGGTCGTTTCCCACATGGACTCAATGCGTCCGATATAGGGTCGATCTGGTCTGCCCGTCGATAGAAATACTGCACTGTCCCCGACCTGCAAATACcattaaataagaaaatcaaaattcaataCAATAATTACAGTGAAATATGAGCATGTGCACTTACCGTGATAGTCTCCTTTCCCCTTTTGATTGTTTTGTAAAATTGCTTTCTGGCGCGTCCCTTGACGCCCGCCTTGCGATAGGCGGTACCATACCAACCCCATAGCTGCCGTTCTGGCAGGAAGGCAGCTATCTTGCTGCTGCCCTTGGAGTTGTTATGCTCGACCAGATCGTCGCCCTTGGCCTGCGAGCGAAAATTGGATTAGTTCAACCCTTTCATTTCGGACAACCCTTTCAATTTGCAGCTTTTGCAATTGTTCTCTAATCAAATAACTCGGATTGtgttatacaaatattatttttaccattatcaaaaatcaaatggtGAACAAGGAATCACAAAAAAAGGTTATTGGCAATTGACCTTTCCCGACTACAAATGTTGGGTATTTTGGTAAcagattttgtaaatatttgtatttccATTTAAGTGAATAAAATTAGCACAAATAGTAAACAAAAAAGGGTTTCTCaaaaaaaatgggggaaaaagTTACTGCTCCCGCTTACCTCATCGGATATCTCTGACATGAGATTGGATGCGGACTCCTCTTCCATCTCCAGCTGCTCTGTCTTCACTTTGACCTCCACCTTAACGCGATTCGCGGTTggcgccgctgctgctgccatcCCTGTGGAAGGCGCCTCTGTCGCCTCCTGTCCTGCCGCTGAGTAGTCCTGCTGGACGACCTGTTGCTCCTGCTCTTCGCTGCCGTTCTTGCGGTGATGCTTCTTGTGCTTCTTGCGTTTCTTGTGCTTGTGATGCTTGCGAGCGGCGTCTTCTGCACTGACACCCTCGCCCGAGGCAGCGGCATCACCACCACCGTTGGTTGCCGTGGCCGGACTAATGCCATTTTGAGCTTTGGACATCTTCTTGAGGCTCTTCTTCAGGCGCTTCTTCTCACTGCGCTGCGTGAACAACTCCATGGTTGCCGCCAGCGAAGTGGTGTTATCGCTACTCATCCCCAGGCTATGGTGGCTGTGCGAATCCTCGCAGCCGGGCACGTTCAAATGGTCCTGAGAGGCTCCTACAGGTCCACTTTCAACCCCGCGCAGAGCGCTTCGCTTCTGCTTGCCTACTGAGTAGAGGGGATTATCGTTGTACTCTGTTCCATTGGTTTAAGTGGGATTGTCGGGCAGAGGGAACGAAAATAACAAAGAAGTAAATAAGGAGGCACGTACACAAGAAACGAATATTTGGACAGAGGGTTGGGAAGTAAAACTGTCATGTCCACAGGCACAGATGGTGCCGGGCTACAGTTTAATACCCATGAAAGTGCTCAATTAACACACACCTGCTATGGGATAATCGCTGAGGAGCATGCGGATGTTCTGCAAGCGGATCCTGCCGCTGTCGCCATCGTCGAACTCTACGCTGACAAAGTCCGGCGCTGTCGTAGCCGAATTCGTAGCGCTGCTGGCCGCTCCATCGACCACTTGCTCGGAGTCGATGGCACGTCCAGGATAAAGGCATCGGTACTGCTGACTCCAGTAGGCGCACAGCCGCGTACCCACTGGGACACTCTCCACGCTCTTCGGAGATACCTCGAGGAtctataaacaataaattaatgaataaAGTTATATATGTTGCTAAGAATGAAGTATTCACTCACCGTATCCTTGAGTATATCCTCGCGCGACATTACATGCGACTTGTTGCCACGCTCGCCATCCAATGTGATAGAATACACATCTGGCGGACGCAACGGCTTCATTACACCCGCATAGAAGAGTCCGCCCATGTCCGTCAGGACACGTGTCTCATCGCGATACAGGTGTTCGCTGGTCAGCTGAAGCTCGCGGTCAATGGCGCTAACCCGCCGCTTTGCCTCCGTAGCCGCTGTCTGCTCTCCGGCGGCGCCGCCGGTGTTCGCCTTCATCTTTCGCTGCTTCCGCACCGCAGAAGCCGCCTGCTTGGTGGATGGTGAGCAGGAGGCGGAAGTCGCAGAGGTAGTTGGTGCAATGGCAACGGCCGCGTCCAATGCGCTGGGTTCCAGGCGGACGAACGACGAGGTACTCGgtgagctgctgctgggcaaGGGATTGGGCTCCGGTTGGGATTGCTGTAGGGACGGCGGTGGGGGGAAGGAGTGCGTCTTGTCCGGGAATCGCAAAAAACTCGACGCCTGAAGGTTACTGCTCGAGAACTTTGGGAACTTGTAATCGCGCAGCGGGGACGATGTcctaaaaaatacaaatggtCTTAGGTTTATGTTGGATATGATTAAAGAGGAGACACCACTTACCCCAGGACACTGGACAGCGTCATCTGTGGCTGTTGCAGGGCAGAAGGTGGCTGCACTGCCTGTTGCGAtgcctgctgttgttgcagctgAAGCTGCTGCTTGGAgcacttcttcttctttttgtgCTTGGAAATCTCATCCAGCTTCCGCTTTTTCTTGCGATACTGCCGCGTTACGTCCGCCAGTCGCATACGCATACTATTGTCCATGATGCTAAACACCTCCTGGCCAAAGCGCTGCGCGTAGCTGGGATCCAGGGCATGGAGGGCACTGCGCAGCTCCGACTGCAGCTGCTCGTCATGCAGGTCCAGATCCTCCTCCGCCGGAGCAGACAACTGctggcggctgctgctgtgacGCCGCTTCTTCTTGCTTTTCTTGCTGCAACGCGCCGACTTGCGGCTGTCGCTGCCTGAGGACTTGGAATGTTTGTGCTTCTTGCGCTTCACAGGAGTCAGCTCGGCAACGGCACTAGCCGACGTGGATGGCAGCTCGATGCCCTGCATCGAGGGGAAACCGGGTGAGCTTAATGGCATCTGAAAGGAGGATGATGAGGAGGGGAAGACGGAACCCTGCGTTTGCCCAAAGGCAAAACAGGACTTGGCCTCGAAAACG
This genomic stretch from Drosophila yakuba strain Tai18E2 chromosome 3R, Prin_Dyak_Tai18E2_2.1, whole genome shotgun sequence harbors:
- the LOC6537796 gene encoding protein winged eye isoform X2, which encodes MATFNPGASSSAADILSATTATATFLVPTTAAVSHPGAHPAQLQLDQFGGFSTATPLQHHHHQQTNSSYTFVQIKREPCQVSEISSNNCHQQQQQHHHHQQLQHQGLSSASLTASSKTMSSSTLTTLVKIEAPSPKVSELEKSSGNSVPIGIAVARKRPQEALVPAINTPATLPLQPPLNKDLNCFGIRVADLGATSCGNLYFTGNGDLMTTGTATAEELALSAAGVNRAPSTFWQYPNALPIESVISMSPATVGLQYSREASRGQVVLLPAGPTALGISNFPLLTPTDPFQQAAAAAAFVWPSAYIPQAPAPGGHSAAAAAAAAASLQPTPNLSSLPNLFFPSMGGHQALSTTPSYASTLQLYLAAAATATGSSTLCQHSNQQTSTTTTNSTINLSLAAGSGVTQSGNAASSLSSSSSLSASSSRFLSLATGQPGIPSLLSLPPPPGMKEEYSMPLALPPLVPLEAARDKEQALNLMRLPTPPTSATMEPSSLGHATPHHLFQSGAMATPTPALLNLSMHGNGGELPAATPLPVVSDEAALNYKLHAPLTPQTPPRLAEIPVQGSTQLLPQMQDVNIQTDTPVCSEDESFPGSAKPQDSAADAFPPPILVQPLELTKPSETSHTQPTECHTQTEPSDIPSASQEESAEQTPPEPIETMSQATQADQTAPEDLTGLELLSNISTNSKPLVRVKQEPVEHVEQPPPQPQPVNIMPSEPTPPMLEMEPTSAPEPLGGLKLLCALAEQRIQEEVVQGSSLFATPSSRTPTPTSQALGTTAATPPVFEAKSCFAFGQTQGSVFPSSSSSFQMPLSSPGFPSMQGIELPSTSASAVAELTPVKRKKHKHSKSSGSDSRKSARCSKKSKKKRRHSSSRQQLSAPAEEDLDLHDEQLQSELRSALHALDPSYAQRFGQEVFSIMDNSMRMRLADVTRQYRKKKRKLDEISKHKKKKKCSKQQLQLQQQQASQQAVQPPSALQQPQMTLSSVLGTSSPLRDYKFPKFSSSNLQASSFLRFPDKTHSFPPPPSLQQSQPEPNPLPSSSSPSTSSFVRLEPSALDAAVAIAPTTSATSASCSPSTKQAASAVRKQRKMKANTGGAAGEQTAATEAKRRVSAIDRELQLTSEHLYRDETRVLTDMGGLFYAGVMKPLRPPDVYSITLDGERGNKSHVMSREDILKDTILEVSPKSVESVPVGTRLCAYWSQQYRCLYPGRAIDSEQVVDGAASSATNSATTAPDFVSVEFDDGDSGRIRLQNIRMLLSDYPIAEYNDNPLYSVGKQKRSALRGVESGPVGASQDHLNVPGCEDSHSHHSLGMSSDNTTSLAATMELFTQRSEKKRLKKSLKKMSKAQNGISPATATNGGGDAAASGEGVSAEDAARKHHKHKKRKKHKKHHRKNGSEEQEQQVVQQDYSAAGQEATEAPSTGMAAAAAPTANRVKVEVKVKTEQLEMEEESASNLMSEISDEAKGDDLVEHNNSKGSSKIAAFLPERQLWGWYGTAYRKAGVKGRARKQFYKTIKRGKETITVGDSAVFLSTGRPDRPYIGRIESMWETTTGNKVVRVAWFYHPEETTGCPKLKFPGALFESPHEDENDVQTISHRCEVLQFGSYFEKFGADSKQYQSIYDNNDTYYLAGHYNPRLQVLKLQDDIPTLEELQDTNTTTTTETTTED
- the LOC6537796 gene encoding protein winged eye isoform X4 → MATFNPGASSSAADILSATTATATFLVPTTAAVSHPGAHPAQLQLDQFGGFSTATPLQHHHHQQTNSSYTFVQIKREPCQVSEISSNNCHQQQQQHHHHQQLQHQGLSSASLTASSKTMSSSTLTTLVKIEAPSPKVSELEKSSGNSVPIGIAVARKRPQEALVPAINTPATLPLQPPLNKDLNCFGIRVADLGATSCGNLYFTGNGDLMTTGTATAEELALSAAGVNRAPSTFWQYPNALPIESVISMSPATVGLQYSREASRGQVVLLPAGPTALAGISNFPLLTPTDPFQQAAAAAAFVWPSAYIPQAPAPGGHSAAAAAAAAASLQPTPNLSSLPNLFFPSMGGHQALSTTPSYASTLQLYLAAAATATGSSTLCQHSNQQTSTTTTNSTINLSLAAGSGVTQSGNAASSLSSSSSLSASSSRFLSLATGQPGIPSLLSLPPPPGMKEEYSMPLALPPLVPLEAARDKEQALNLMRLPTPPTSATMEPSSLGHATPHHLFQSGAMATPTPALLNLSMHGNGGELPAATPLPVVSDEAALNYKLHAPLTPQTPPRLAEIPVQGSTQLLPQMQDVNIQTDTPVCSEDESFPGSAKPQDSAADAFPPPILVQPLELTKPSETSHTQPTECHTQTEPSDIPSASQEESAEQTPPEPIETMSQATQADQTAPEDLTGLELLSNISTNSKPLVRVKQEPVEHVEQPPPQPQPVNIMPSEPTPPMLEMEPTSAPEPLGGLKLLCALAEQRIQEEVVQGSSLFATPSSRTPTPTSQALGTTAATPPVFEAKSCFAFGQTQGSVFPSSSSSFQMPLSSPGFPSMQGIELPSTSASAVAELTPVKRKKHKHSKSSGSDSRKSARCSKKSKKKRRHSSSRQQLSAPAEEDLDLHDEQLQSELRSALHALDPSYAQRFGQEVFSIMDNSMRMRLADVTRQYRKKKRKLDEISKHKKKKKCSKQQLQLQQQQASQQAVQPPSALQQPQMTLSSVLGTSSPLRDYKFPKFSSSNLQASSFLRFPDKTHSFPPPPSLQQSQPEPNPLPSSSSPSTSSFVRLEPSALDAAVAIAPTTSATSASCSPSTKQAASAVRKQRKMKANTGGAAGEQTAATEAKRRVSAIDRELQLTSEHLYRDETRVLTDMGGLFYAGVMKPLRPPDVYSITLDGERGNKSHVMSREDILKDTILEVSPKSVESVPVGTRLCAYWSQQYRCLYPGRAIDSEQVVDGAASSATNSATTAPDFVSVEFDDGDSGRIRLQNIRMLLSDYPIAGKQKRSALRGVESGPVGASQDHLNVPGCEDSHSHHSLGMSSDNTTSLAATMELFTQRSEKKRLKKSLKKMSKAQNGISPATATNGGGDAAASGEGVSAEDAARKHHKHKKRKKHKKHHRKNGSEEQEQQVVQQDYSAAGQEATEAPSTGMAAAAAPTANRVKVEVKVKTEQLEMEEESASNLMSEISDEAKGDDLVEHNNSKGSSKIAAFLPERQLWGWYGTAYRKAGVKGRARKQFYKTIKRGKETITVGDSAVFLSTGRPDRPYIGRIESMWETTTGNKVVRVAWFYHPEETTGCPKLKFPGALFESPHEDENDVQTISHRCEVLQFGSYFEKFGADSKQYQSIYDNNDTYYLAGHYNPRLQVLKLQDDIPTLEELQDTNTTTTTETTTED
- the LOC6537796 gene encoding protein winged eye isoform X3; the encoded protein is MATFNPGASSSAADILSATTATATFLVPTTAAVSHPGAHPAQLQLDQFGGFSTATPLQHHHHQQTNSSYTFVQIKREPCQVSEISSNNCHQQQQQHHHHQQLQHQGLSSASLTASSKTMSSSTLTTLVKIEAPSPKVSELEKSSGNSVPIGIAVARKRPQEALVPAINTPATLPLQPPLNKDLNCFGIRVADLGATSCGNLYFTGNGDLMTTGTATAEELALSAAGVNRAPSTFWQYPNALPIESVISMSPATVGLQYSREASRGQVVLLPAGPTALAGISNFPLLTPTDPFQQAAAAAAFVWPSAYIPQAPAPGGHSAAAAAAAAASLQPTPNLSSLPNLFFPSMGGHQALSTTPSYASTLQLYLAAAATATGSSTLCQHSNQQTSTTTTNSTINLSLAAGSGVTQSGNAASSLSSSSSLSASSSRFLSLATGQPGIPSLLSLPPPPGMKEEYSMPLALPPLVPLEAARDKEQALNLMRLPTPPTSATMEPSSLGHATPHHLFQSGAMATPTPALLNLSMHGNGGELPAATPLPVVSDEAALNYKLHAPLTPQTPPRLAEIPVQGSTQLLPQMQDVNIQTDTPVCSEDESFPGSAKPQDSAADAFPPPILVQPLELTKPSETSHTQPTECHTQTEPSDIPSASQEESAEQTPPEPIETMSQATQADQTAPEDLTGLELLSNISTNSKPLVRVKQEPVEHVEQPPPQPQPVNIMPSEPTPPMLEMEPTSAPEPLGGLKLLCALAEQRIQEEVVQGSSLFATPSSRTPTPTSQALGTTAATPPVFEAKSCFAFGQTQGSVFPSSSSSFQMPLSSPGFPSMQGIELPSTSASAVAELTPVKRKKHKHSKSSGSDSRKSARCSKKSKKKRRHSSSRQQLSAPAEEDLDLHDEQLQSELRSALHALDPSYAQRFGQEVFSIMDNSMRMRLADVTRQYRKKKRKLDEISKHKKKKKCSKQQLQLQQQQASQQAVQPPSALQQPQMTLSSVLGTSSPLRDYKFPKFSSSNLQASSFLRFPDKTHSFPPPPSLQQSQPEPNPLPSSSSPSTSSFVRLEPSALDAAVAIAPTTSATSASCSPSTKQAASAVRKQRKMKANTGGAAGEQTAATEAKRRVSAIDRELQLTSEHLYRDETRVLTDMGGLFYAGVMKPLRPPDVYSITLDGERGNKSHVMSREDILKDTILEVSPKSVESVPVGTRLCAYWSQQYRCLYPGRAIDSEQVVDGAASSATNSATTAPDFVSVEFDDGDSGRIRLQNIRMLLSDYPIAVGKQKRSALRGVESGPVGASQDHLNVPGCEDSHSHHSLGMSSDNTTSLAATMELFTQRSEKKRLKKSLKKMSKAQNGISPATATNGGGDAAASGEGVSAEDAARKHHKHKKRKKHKKHHRKNGSEEQEQQVVQQDYSAAGQEATEAPSTGMAAAAAPTANRVKVEVKVKTEQLEMEEESASNLMSEISDEAKGDDLVEHNNSKGSSKIAAFLPERQLWGWYGTAYRKAGVKGRARKQFYKTIKRGKETITVGDSAVFLSTGRPDRPYIGRIESMWETTTGNKVVRVAWFYHPEETTGCPKLKFPGALFESPHEDENDVQTISHRCEVLQFGSYFEKFGADSKQYQSIYDNNDTYYLAGHYNPRLQVLKLQDDIPTLEELQDTNTTTTTETTTED